From a single Arachis hypogaea cultivar Tifrunner chromosome 3, arahy.Tifrunner.gnm2.J5K5, whole genome shotgun sequence genomic region:
- the LOC112789818 gene encoding protein TPX2 gives MAAAASEKTGSSNIGGGSGSTMTMIDETYEFSAPRFFDFINGETEEDERRAQLWFDTALSYAPSPFMPKIKVGRSITVDTLCDFSEADKIDTTSKNVEETFQETIKQPQCMTTEKKEDDAPCSEVKEENNTTTSHVVPADTERSEDVCEGESSCLGISSSGDGSAEVGKDACTPKPTLQKRLTTTTSKKQETAKMIGTSKKPQLQSSSMKTSTAGTPHLAQENQAIKRQKLEGGKSRQILNVKHQNLPHKSKVGLLTTSNANISSITSKTNKEDRKVYVRETPKTAPVPFISTAEILKRFQSSTRDLSLPSAVSNTKPKLTLTRPKEPEFETTQRVRPTTVKSSAELEEELMAKMPKFKARPLNKKILQTSSLPPIPRSTPHPPEFKEFHLETMARAHQNVDSASVASTELSHKDNSWKPHHLTEPKTPVLQTSLRARPPKVKSSMELEQEELEKAPKFKARPLNKKIFESKGDIGIFCNAKKNVTEPQEFNFATNERIPPPAAVADLFDKLSLKSSESARSHNPLPRNTTPNPFHLHTEERGAEKEKKLLVELLTKQWEEERARVPKANPYPYTTDYPVIPPKPEPKQCTKPEPFQLESLVRHEEEMQKEMEERLRMEKEEAKMRTFKAQPILNEDPIPVPEKVRKPLTQVQQFNLHVEHRAVDRAQFDERIKEKEMMYKRYREESEAARMIEEEKALKQLRRTMVPHARPIPKFDHPFCPQKSTKDITKPKSPNLRVLHRKERRKVFNGTVLSSPASNMR, from the exons ATGGCAGCGGCGGCGTCGGAGAAAACTGGAAGTAGTAACATCGGTGGTGGCAGCGGCTCCACGATGACCATGATCGATGAGACCTACGAGTTCTCGGCGCCGAGGTTCTTTGATTTCATCAATGGGGAAACCGAGGAGGACGAGCGCAGGGCTCAGCTATGGTTCGATACTGCACTCTCCTACGCACCTTCAC CATTCATGCCAAAAATCAAGGTTGGTAGATCCATCACTGTAGATACCTTGTGTGATTTTAGTGAAGCTGACAAAATAGACACG ACATCCAAAAATGTTGAGGAGACTTTTCAGGAAACAATTAAACAGCCACAGTGCATGACTACTGAAAAAAAGGAAGATGATGCACCTTGCAGTGAAGTCAAAGAAGAAAACAACACAACTACTTCTCATGTG GTTCCTGCTGACACGGAAAGAAGTGAAGATGTTTGCGAAGGAGAGAGCTCATGCTTAGGGATTTCATCATCTGGAGATGGGTCTGCTGAAGTAGGAAAAGATGCTTGCACTCCCAAACCAACATTGCAGAAAAGATTGACAACCACCACCTCCAAGAAGCAAGAGACAGCTAAAATGATAGGCACCAGTAAAAAACCACAGTTACAgtcatcatccatgaaaaccaGCACTGCTGGGACTCCCCATTTGGCCCAAGAGAATCAAGCTATTAAAAGACAAAAATTGGAAGGAGGAAAGAGTAGACAG ATTCTGAATGTCAAACATCAGAATTTGCCTCATAAGTCTAAAGTGGGTTTGTTAACCACTAGCAATGCCAACATCTCTTCAATTACTAGCAAGACTAACAAAGAAGACAGAAAG GTTTATGTTCGTGAAACACCAAAAACAGCACCTGTACCATTTATATCAACAGCAGAAATACTTAAAAGATTTCAGTCCAGTACCAGAGACCTGTCATTGCCCAGTGCTGTTTCTAAT ACGAAACCAAAACTAACATTGACCCGACCAAAAGAACCTGAATTTGAGACAACTCAAAGGGTTCGCCCAACTACGGTCAAGAGTAGTGCTGAACTTGAGGAAGAATTGATGGCTAAAATGCCAAAGTTTAAGGCTCGTCCACTGAATAAGAAG ATTTTGCAGACTTCAAGTTTGCCTCCAATTCCAAGAAGTACACCCCATCCTCCAGAGTTTAAG gAGTTTCATTTGGAAACAATGGCCAGGGCCCATCAGAATGTAGATTCAGCATCAGTAGCTTCAACAGAGCTATCTCATAAG GATAATTCATGGAAGCCTCATCATCTTACAGAACCTAAAACACCTGTACTTCAAACATCACTGAGGGCCCGCCCACCCAAGGTGAAGAGCTCCATGGAATTAGAGCAAGAGGAGCTTGAGAAAGCCCCCAAATTCAAAGCAAGGCCGCTAAATAAGAAG ATTTTTGAAAGTAAAGGGGACATTGGCATATTCTGCAATGCAAAGAAGAATGTTACCGAGCCTCAAGAATTTAACTTCGCAACAAATGAGAGGATCCCACCACCTGCTGCTGTGGCAGATTTGTTTGACAAG CTGTCTTTGAAGTCATCTGAATCTGCACGGAGCCATAATCCTCTTCCAAGAAACACAACTCCAAATCCATTTCATCTGCATACCGAG GAAAGAGGcgctgaaaaagaaaagaaactgtTGGTAGAACTTCTAACAAAACAGTGGGAGGAGGAAAGAGCGAGGGTTCCCAAGGCTAATCCATATCCTTATACCACTGACTACCCAGTG ATTCCGCCAAAACCAGAACCCAAGCAATGCACAAAACCAGAACCATTCCAACTGGAGAGCCTAGTGAGACATGAGGAAGAAATGcaaaaggaaatggaagaaagacTAAGAATGGAGAAAGAAGAGGCCAAGATGAGAACATTCAAGGCACAGCCAATCTTAAATGA GGACCCAATCCCAGTTCCAGAAAAGGTTCGAAAACCCCTTACACAAGTTCAACAGTTTAATTTACATGTGGAACATCGCGCTGTGGATCGAGCACAATTTGATGAAAGG ATTAAGGAGAAGGAAATGATGTACAAACGATACAGAGAAGAAAGTGAAGCAGCAAGAATG ATAGAGGAAGAGAAGGCTCTGAAACAGTTGAGAAGGACTATGGTTCCTCATGCTAGACCTATTCCTAAATTTGATCATCCATTTTGTCCCCAAAA GTCTACCAAAGACATAACAAAACCTAAGTCACCAAATTTGCGGGTACTCCATAGAAAGGAGAGGAGGAAGGTATTCAATGGAACTGTACTTTCAAGTCCTGCCTCCAACATGAGATGA